The DNA window CACGCCGCAGACGCCTACGGCGTCGTCGCCGGCGAGCCCGGGCTCTGTCTGGCCACGTCCGGCCCCGGCGCGACGAACCTCGTCACCGGCATCGCCGACGCCGACATGGACAGCGACGCGATGTTGGCGCTGACCGGGCAGGTCCCGACGGAGTTCGTCGGCAACGACGCGTTCCAGGAGACCGACACGGTCGGCGTCACCCGCCCGATCACGAAACACAACTACTTCGCCGACGACGCGGACGCCATCGGCGACGTGGTCGGCGAGGCCTTCGAGCTCTCGCGGGTCGGCCGCCCCGGTCCGACGCTCGTCGACCTCCCGAAGAACGTCACCCTCGACGACACCGAGAAGACGCCCGGCCCGGCGGAGGCCCCCGCGGGCACCGATCCGGACCCGCGGGCTCGCGAGGACGCGGTCGAGGCCGCCGCCCGCGCCATCGAGGACGCCGACCGGCCGCTGTGTCTGTTCGGCGGCGGCGTGATCAAGGCGGAGGCGAGCGAGGTCGCGCGGGAGTTCGCGCGCACCCACGAGATCCCCGTGACGACGACGATGCCGGGGATCGGGTCGTTCCCCGAAGACGACGAGCTGTCGCTGTCGTGGGCGGGGATGCACGGGACCGGCTACGCCAACATGGCGATCACCCACACCGACTGCCTGATCGCGGTCGGCACCCGGTTCGACGACCGGCTGACGGGCGGGATCGACACCTTCGCGCCGGAGGCCGAGGTCGTCCACGTCGACATCGACCCGGCGGAGATCTCGAAGAACGTGTACGCCGACTACCCGCTGATCGGCGACGCCGGGACCGTCCTCGAACAGCTGCTCGAGGCGGTTCGCGACGCGCCCGACGCTGACGAGTGGCGCGAGCAGTGTCAGGAGTGGAAGGAGACGTACCCGATGACGTACGCGACGCCCGACGACGAACCTCTGAAGCCGCAGTTCGTCGTCGAGGCGTTCGACGAGGCGACCGACGACGACACCATCGTGACGA is part of the Halorubrum aethiopicum genome and encodes:
- the ilvB gene encoding biosynthetic-type acetolactate synthase large subunit, which gives rise to MSDSATHPREDDPDAEQASDPADADGPDAAEPAGEENRPDGETRQVSTGAESVVAALEAAGAETAFGVQGGAIMPVYDALYSSSIRHLTMAHEQGAAHAADAYGVVAGEPGLCLATSGPGATNLVTGIADADMDSDAMLALTGQVPTEFVGNDAFQETDTVGVTRPITKHNYFADDADAIGDVVGEAFELSRVGRPGPTLVDLPKNVTLDDTEKTPGPAEAPAGTDPDPRAREDAVEAAARAIEDADRPLCLFGGGVIKAEASEVAREFARTHEIPVTTTMPGIGSFPEDDELSLSWAGMHGTGYANMAITHTDCLIAVGTRFDDRLTGGIDTFAPEAEVVHVDIDPAEISKNVYADYPLIGDAGTVLEQLLEAVRDAPDADEWREQCQEWKETYPMTYATPDDEPLKPQFVVEAFDEATDDDTIVTTGVGQHQMWASQFWTYTEPRTWVSSHGLGTMGYGVPAAIGARVAADAMGEPDRDVVCFDGDGSFLMTMQELSVAVREDLNVTFAVLNNEYIGMVRQWQDAFFEGRHMASDYNWMPEFDKLAEAFGALGIRVDGYDEVAPAVEEALAYDGPAVIDFHVDPEENVLPMVPSGGANGRFALTEDQL